In Candidatus Methanosphaera massiliense, the following are encoded in one genomic region:
- a CDS encoding tRNA (cytidine(56)-2'-O)-methyltransferase — protein sequence MITVLRLDHRLGRDTRITTHVCLTARAFGADKVILSGEHDKHIIESVEKVVENWGGDFQVEYHKAFMPVIKQHLKDGYEVIHLTMYGKHVEDVVPTIRDDGRDKLIIVGGSRVPTEVYEAADWNLSVTNQPHSEVAALAICLHYLMNGEELKTTYDDGKMQIVPNNDHKEVIKKE from the coding sequence ATGATAACTGTTTTAAGATTAGATCATAGACTTGGAAGAGATACTAGAATCACAACACATGTTTGCTTAACAGCTAGGGCATTTGGAGCTGATAAAGTAATATTAAGTGGGGAACATGATAAGCATATTATTGAATCAGTAGAGAAAGTTGTGGAAAATTGGGGTGGTGACTTCCAAGTAGAATATCATAAGGCATTCATGCCCGTAATTAAACAGCATTTAAAAGATGGCTATGAGGTAATACATTTAACAATGTATGGAAAACATGTAGAGGATGTTGTTCCAACTATACGTGATGATGGAAGAGATAAATTAATTATTGTTGGTGGTTCACGAGTACCAACAGAGGTATATGAAGCTGCTGATTGGAATTTAAGTGTAACCAATCAGCCTCATTCAGAGGTAGCAGCATTAGCTATATGTTTACATTATCTTATGAATGGTGAAGAATTAAAAACCACATATGATGATGGTAAAATGCAAATTGTACCTAATAATGATCATAAAGAAGTTATTAAGAAAGAATAA
- the cobS gene encoding adenosylcobinamide-GDP ribazoletransferase: protein MTKTKKQNFSKHAKVSPSLNGILGLISFSTRIPINRYITIKEMAGSVILWPYIGLGIGVIGAIVSFILNNVLSFSNILTATLIYCFLIWFTGFNHVDGVMDMGDGLMVHGDPEKRLNVMRDSMVGTGGIASFFIVAITTIAAIASVQSIYLIPAIILMELCAKLSMVTSMVFGTSDSKGIGKEIKKGMDYKVLVVNIIISLIIGYLLLDAAGVLAVFVSVICGLYLSYLAEKRFGCVTGDILGASNEYGRVVSLIFIILNVMLL from the coding sequence ATGACCAAGACAAAAAAACAGAATTTTAGCAAACATGCGAAAGTATCACCATCACTCAATGGTATCCTGGGATTAATTTCATTTTCAACAAGAATCCCAATTAATAGATATATTACCATTAAAGAAATGGCTGGTAGTGTAATATTATGGCCATATATCGGGTTAGGTATTGGTGTAATTGGAGCTATAGTATCATTTATATTAAATAATGTGTTATCTTTCTCAAATATATTAACAGCAACATTAATATATTGTTTCTTAATATGGTTTACAGGATTTAATCATGTTGATGGTGTAATGGATATGGGTGATGGATTAATGGTTCATGGAGACCCAGAGAAGCGTTTAAATGTTATGCGTGATTCAATGGTTGGAACTGGTGGAATAGCAAGCTTTTTCATTGTAGCAATAACAACAATTGCAGCAATAGCATCAGTACAATCAATATATTTAATACCTGCAATAATACTAATGGAATTATGTGCAAAATTAAGCATGGTAACTTCAATGGTTTTCGGTACTAGTGATAGTAAAGGTATTGGAAAAGAAATTAAAAAAGGAATGGATTACAAAGTATTAGTAGTTAACATTATAATTTCATTAATAATAGGTTATTTATTATTAGATGCAGCAGGTGTACTGGCAGTATTTGTCTCTGTAATTTGTGGACTATACTTATCATACCTTGCTGAAAAACGTTTTGGATGTGTTACAGGGGATATATTAGGTGCATCTAATGAATATGGAAGAGTTGTATCATTAATATTCATAATACTTAATGTAATGTTATTATAA
- the larC gene encoding nickel pincer cofactor biosynthesis protein LarC: MVLIIDPQTSGVAGNMFIGAFIDLGADSEKIKEVINTYAKEFGEVTVNITKKPKSGIMSTYADIQTTDNSPRHYTDIINKIDEITEKKYPNNTIITKTVTLAKKIFKTIALAESKVHNHPLSELHFHEVGCADAVADIIGSSYAYHLLGLDKETIYSLPVATGAGTVNTQHGILPVPAPAVLEILSETPTIGGLAETELATPTGSAILVNITDEYISSYPLVTNKKIGYGAGKKELKVLNALRLVHAKTITEKNTITVLETNLDTLTGEELGSLFEKLLNEGASDVTIIPTIMKKNRPGQILKVITKNSNVEHLIQVIMKETGTLGIRIIPTLHRGVANREIVTKNIQINNSEETVHFKIGYMNDEIIKCTPEYEDIKKLSDKTSIPVKDLMNLAKAEYIRLSGSE, translated from the coding sequence ATGGTATTGATTATAGACCCTCAAACATCTGGTGTTGCAGGAAACATGTTTATTGGAGCATTCATAGATTTAGGAGCAGATTCTGAAAAAATAAAAGAAGTAATAAACACATATGCTAAAGAATTCGGTGAAGTAACAGTAAACATTACAAAAAAACCTAAATCAGGAATTATGAGTACATACGCAGATATCCAAACAACAGACAATTCACCAAGACATTACACAGACATCATAAATAAAATAGATGAAATAACAGAAAAAAAATATCCAAACAATACAATAATAACAAAAACAGTTACACTAGCAAAAAAAATATTTAAAACAATAGCCTTAGCTGAATCAAAAGTACATAATCATCCCTTAAGTGAATTACACTTTCATGAAGTAGGATGTGCAGATGCAGTAGCAGATATAATAGGATCATCTTATGCATATCACCTACTAGGATTAGACAAAGAAACAATATATTCACTGCCCGTTGCAACAGGAGCAGGAACTGTCAATACACAACATGGAATACTACCAGTACCAGCACCAGCAGTACTAGAAATCCTATCAGAAACACCAACAATTGGAGGACTAGCAGAAACAGAATTAGCAACACCTACAGGATCAGCAATACTAGTAAATATTACAGATGAATACATATCTTCATATCCTTTAGTAACAAACAAGAAAATAGGTTACGGAGCAGGAAAAAAAGAACTAAAAGTATTGAATGCTTTAAGATTAGTTCATGCTAAAACAATTACAGAAAAAAATACTATAACTGTATTAGAAACTAATTTAGATACGTTAACTGGAGAAGAATTAGGTAGTTTATTCGAAAAACTATTAAATGAAGGAGCTAGTGACGTTACAATAATACCTACTATCATGAAAAAGAATAGGCCCGGACAAATATTAAAAGTTATTACAAAAAATAGTAATGTTGAACATTTAATACAAGTAATCATGAAAGAAACAGGAACACTAGGAATTCGTATTATTCCAACATTACATAGAGGAGTAGCAAATAGAGAAATTGTAACAAAAAATATACAAATAAATAATAGTGAAGAAACCGTTCATTTTAAAATTGGATATATGAATGACGAAATTATTAAATGTACCCCTGAATATGAAGATATAAAGAAATTATCTGATAAAACATCAATTCCCGTTAAAGATTTAATGAATTTAGCAAAAGCAGAATATATAAGATTATCTGGAAGTGAATAA
- the queC gene encoding 7-cyano-7-deazaguanine synthase QueC, with protein MTKKGITVLSGGLDSTVATSIYAEEYDLTALTFNYGQQSFDQEVKHAKLLCEKLGMHHAVIDLPWLEHISTSSLTSDEKIPEPSDDDLDDYDAALETAKSVWVPARNTVFCSIALAYAESIHAEIIIVGWDYEEAVTFPDNSKDYLDAFNKTIKYGSFDNIEIKAPLIDMNKEDIVSKGQEVNAPMELSYSCYTGNEKHCGVCESCKRRRRAFIKVNIDDPTEYEK; from the coding sequence ATGACCAAAAAAGGAATAACCGTTCTTTCTGGAGGACTTGATTCAACAGTAGCAACATCAATATATGCAGAAGAATATGATTTAACCGCATTAACATTTAACTATGGTCAACAAAGCTTTGACCAGGAAGTTAAACATGCAAAATTATTATGTGAAAAGTTAGGCATGCACCATGCTGTTATTGATTTACCATGGTTAGAACATATAAGTACCTCTAGTTTAACAAGTGATGAAAAAATACCTGAACCTAGTGATGATGACTTAGATGATTATGATGCAGCACTTGAAACGGCAAAATCAGTATGGGTTCCAGCACGTAATACTGTTTTCTGTAGTATAGCATTAGCTTATGCTGAAAGTATTCATGCAGAGATAATAATTGTAGGATGGGATTACGAAGAAGCCGTGACCTTCCCAGATAATTCTAAAGATTATCTTGACGCTTTTAATAAGACAATAAAATATGGTTCCTTTGATAACATTGAAATAAAAGCACCATTAATTGATATGAATAAAGAAGATATAGTTTCTAAAGGTCAGGAAGTTAATGCACCAATGGAATTAAGTTATTCCTGTTATACTGGTAATGAGAAACATTGTGGAGTTTGTGAATCCTGTAAAAGAAGAAGACGTGCATTTATTAAAGTTAATATTGATGATCCAACAGAATACGAGAAGTAA
- a CDS encoding DUF2284 domain-containing protein yields the protein MKDIKYNVERFYKTLTTDEFYERFSNFEVVQGYCKECPRYDTNYSCSPLGIDIKEFITSYDYIDIIVTQVQYDEIVYNADYSKDELNDVINKTFFKERKKVVDKLLDSEKKYTKAESLTGPCNHCTPKCKEVYSECKHPEIRRYSLASLGIDSKKILKDLFDIDLILINGKLPKYMNNISSILYTK from the coding sequence ATGAAGGATATTAAATATAATGTTGAGCGTTTTTATAAAACATTAACGACCGATGAATTTTATGAAAGATTCTCTAACTTTGAAGTAGTACAAGGGTATTGTAAGGAGTGTCCTCGTTATGACACTAATTACTCTTGTTCACCTCTTGGCATAGATATTAAAGAATTTATCACTAGTTATGATTATATTGATATTATAGTAACACAAGTCCAATATGATGAGATAGTCTATAATGCTGATTATAGTAAAGATGAATTGAATGATGTAATTAATAAAACATTTTTTAAGGAAAGAAAGAAGGTGGTTGATAAATTATTAGATTCTGAAAAAAAATACACTAAAGCAGAAAGTTTAACTGGCCCATGTAATCACTGTACACCTAAATGTAAAGAAGTCTACAGTGAATGTAAACATCCTGAAATAAGAAGATATTCCCTAGCATCCTTAGGTATTGATAGTAAAAAGATACTGAAAGATTTATTTGATATTGATTTAATCTTGATTAATGGTAAATTACCTAAATATATGAATAATATATCCTCAATTTTATATACAAAATAA
- a CDS encoding putative quinol monooxygenase has translation MSITMNLYYTGSGENAVKFAKEMISSGTVDKIRSNSGNLRYEYFTSINNPETVLLIDSWKNQSALDKHHSSETMGTILKLRDKYDLTVTAERYVSDDTGIPKKDQKFLDK, from the coding sequence ATGAGTATAACAATGAATCTTTATTATACTGGTAGTGGTGAAAATGCAGTAAAATTTGCAAAAGAAATGATATCCTCTGGTACTGTGGATAAAATACGTTCTAATTCAGGAAATCTTCGTTATGAATATTTTACATCAATTAATAATCCTGAAACGGTTCTTCTAATTGATAGTTGGAAAAATCAAAGTGCACTTGATAAACATCACTCATCAGAAACTATGGGTACTATTCTTAAACTTAGAGATAAATATGATTTAACTGTTACAGCTGAACGCTATGTATCTGATGATACAGGAATTCCTAAAAAAGATCAGAAGTTTCTTGATAAATAA
- the oadA gene encoding sodium-extruding oxaloacetate decarboxylase subunit alpha, with translation MAKVKIIETVLRDAHQSLIATRMRTSDMVPILEDLDNVGYFSLEAWGGATFDTCIRFLNEDPWERLRTIKEHVTKTPIQMLLRGQNLVGYKHYPDDVVKEFVEKSYENGVDVFRIFDALNDSRNMEMSIKTAKEQGAYVQGTISYTISPVHTIDKYVEFAKELAAMDCDAITIKDMAGLITPVVAKELVTALKDEVDLEINLHSHCTSGMTLMSYEAAIEAGVDIVDTAISPFAGGTAQPPTESVVAALRGTKYDTGIDLDLLTKIKEYFADLTDKYAALFDPLASKVDTDVLRYQVPGGMLSNLVSQLKQQSAIDRYPDVLKEIPLVRKDLGYPPLVTPTSQIVGVQSVMNVLTGERYKNITKEVKDYLKGFYGRPPAEINQEVYKKANGDEEPITCRPADLLKPELDCIRQKLKDEDLYTKEEDVLTYALYPTVGEKFLKGEAVEEEIPEPKREYAASSIPNSYDVEVDGETFNVKILPTGYMEMEPSSKQIKTSIKDGLRSAMQGMIVKLKVKVGDNVEAGDTVAVLEAMKMENDVKADKSGKVTDILIDEGDIVEKDDVLMVIE, from the coding sequence ATGGCAAAAGTTAAAATTATAGAAACTGTGTTACGTGATGCTCACCAATCGCTAATAGCTACAAGAATGAGAACCTCTGATATGGTTCCTATATTAGAAGATCTTGATAACGTGGGCTATTTCTCTTTAGAAGCATGGGGTGGAGCAACTTTTGATACATGTATACGGTTCTTAAATGAAGATCCATGGGAAAGACTAAGAACTATCAAAGAACACGTAACCAAAACTCCTATTCAGATGTTATTAAGGGGACAAAATCTTGTTGGATACAAACATTATCCTGATGATGTTGTAAAAGAATTTGTGGAGAAATCCTATGAAAATGGAGTAGATGTTTTCAGAATATTTGATGCATTAAATGATTCTAGAAACATGGAAATGTCTATTAAAACAGCAAAAGAACAGGGAGCTTATGTTCAAGGAACAATAAGTTATACTATAAGTCCAGTACATACAATTGATAAATACGTTGAATTTGCAAAAGAATTAGCTGCAATGGATTGTGATGCTATAACTATAAAAGATATGGCAGGATTAATAACTCCAGTAGTTGCTAAAGAGTTAGTAACAGCATTAAAAGATGAAGTGGACTTAGAAATTAACTTACACAGTCACTGTACTAGTGGAATGACTTTAATGAGTTATGAAGCAGCAATTGAAGCAGGAGTAGACATAGTAGATACAGCTATATCACCATTTGCAGGAGGAACCGCACAGCCACCTACCGAAAGTGTAGTAGCAGCATTAAGAGGAACTAAGTACGATACAGGTATTGATTTAGATTTACTAACAAAAATCAAAGAATACTTTGCAGATTTAACAGACAAATACGCTGCATTATTTGATCCATTAGCATCAAAAGTAGATACTGACGTATTACGATATCAAGTTCCAGGTGGAATGTTATCTAACCTAGTATCACAATTAAAACAACAAAGTGCTATAGACAGATATCCTGATGTACTTAAAGAAATACCACTCGTAAGAAAAGACCTTGGATATCCACCACTCGTAACTCCAACTAGTCAAATAGTAGGTGTACAATCAGTAATGAACGTTCTAACAGGTGAAAGATATAAAAACATTACCAAAGAAGTAAAAGATTACCTTAAAGGATTCTATGGTAGGCCACCTGCAGAAATAAATCAGGAAGTCTATAAAAAAGCTAATGGTGATGAAGAACCAATTACTTGCAGACCAGCTGATTTATTAAAACCAGAACTAGACTGCATCAGACAAAAACTTAAAGACGAAGACTTATACACTAAAGAAGAAGATGTTTTAACCTATGCATTATATCCTACAGTTGGAGAAAAATTCCTCAAAGGTGAAGCTGTAGAAGAAGAAATACCAGAACCTAAAAGAGAATATGCTGCATCAAGTATACCTAACTCTTATGATGTAGAAGTAGATGGTGAAACATTCAATGTTAAAATATTACCTACAGGATACATGGAAATGGAACCATCATCTAAACAAATAAAAACATCTATCAAAGACGGTTTAAGATCTGCAATGCAGGGTATGATTGTAAAACTTAAAGTAAAAGTTGGAGATAATGTAGAAGCTGGAGATACAGTTGCAGTTCTTGAAGCTATGAAAATGGAAAATGATGTAAAAGCAGATAAATCAGGAAAAGTAACTGATATATTAATAGATGAGGGAGACATAGTTGAAAAAGATGATGTATTAATGGTTATTGAATAA
- a CDS encoding 50S ribosomal protein L37e, translated as MKGTPSFGKRNKNNHIRCRRCGKNAYNPTKKYCASCGFGRSKRLRRYSWQNKKPVTGKRLK; from the coding sequence ATGAAAGGAACGCCATCATTTGGTAAGCGTAATAAAAATAACCATATCAGATGTCGCAGATGTGGTAAAAACGCATACAATCCAACTAAAAAATACTGTGCTTCATGTGGTTTCGGTAGATCTAAAAGACTAAGAAGATACAGTTGGCAAAATAAAAAACCAGTAACTGGTAAAAGATTAAAATAG
- a CDS encoding LSm family protein — MNDQKNNNNTSRPLDALGKALNSQVLIKLKGGKEFRGALQSFDMHMNLVINDAEELKDGESVRRLGVVLVRGDNIVYISPE; from the coding sequence GTGAACGATCAAAAAAATAATAATAACACATCTAGACCTTTAGATGCATTAGGAAAAGCTTTAAATTCTCAAGTTCTTATAAAACTTAAAGGTGGAAAAGAATTCAGAGGCGCATTACAAAGCTTTGACATGCACATGAATTTAGTAATCAACGATGCAGAAGAACTAAAAGACGGTGAATCAGTTCGCAGATTAGGCGTTGTCCTAGTTCGTGGAGATAACATTGTCTACATATCACCAGAATAA
- a CDS encoding RNA-binding protein — MKIKKRNFLKNKKIKEIKKELGNYDNIIPKKSNVELIQVEDLPDVLLVDGEPLLMQTEDRIIPTLKAALKMDITEKYATVDMGAINFVIKGADIMSPGIVDADKTIEPGETIIVIEEGHKKPLAIGISLISGEEMIENDKGKAIKNLHYVGDPIWELEI, encoded by the coding sequence TTGAAAATTAAAAAAAGAAATTTCCTTAAAAATAAGAAAATCAAAGAGATAAAAAAAGAATTAGGTAATTATGATAACATAATACCAAAAAAATCAAATGTAGAACTAATTCAAGTAGAAGATTTACCTGACGTACTTCTAGTAGATGGCGAACCATTACTTATGCAGACAGAGGATAGAATTATACCAACACTAAAAGCAGCATTAAAAATGGATATCACAGAAAAATATGCTACAGTTGACATGGGTGCAATAAATTTTGTTATTAAAGGTGCAGATATAATGTCACCCGGCATAGTTGATGCTGATAAAACAATAGAACCTGGAGAAACAATTATTGTAATAGAAGAAGGTCATAAAAAACCGTTAGCTATTGGTATTAGTCTAATAAGTGGAGAAGAGATGATTGAAAACGATAAAGGTAAAGCAATAAAAAACCTACATTATGTAGGAGATCCAATATGGGAACTTGAAATATAG
- the arfB gene encoding 2-amino-5-formylamino-6-ribosylaminopyrimidin-4(3H)-one 5'-monophosphate deformylase, translating into MNHDNFKLKYSSGNILSENIHEIGIIALGSHLENHGSALPIDTDSKIAANVAVNVATKTGAMFLGIFYAATEYDYVKHGIHLKKDDLIYKQIIPQLINIRKQLGIKKVIIVNGHGGNNQIIDDIPTISGKTALEIVFNNSIIEHEGPHACTGELSMGKVLGITDEDSITEHGDFNKNPEVGMVGLKLARETEPIIDEEAKTIEKEGFEVNEEFGRKLLINAEKSIIEDIKKLL; encoded by the coding sequence ATGAACCATGATAACTTCAAATTAAAGTATTCTTCAGGAAATATATTATCAGAAAATATACATGAAATTGGAATAATTGCTCTCGGGTCACACTTAGAAAATCATGGCTCTGCACTACCAATAGATACTGATTCCAAAATAGCAGCTAATGTAGCAGTTAATGTTGCAACAAAGACAGGTGCTATGTTTTTAGGAATATTCTATGCTGCAACTGAATATGATTATGTTAAACATGGTATACACTTAAAAAAAGATGACTTAATATACAAACAAATAATACCTCAACTAATAAATATTCGAAAACAGCTGGGAATAAAAAAAGTAATTATTGTAAATGGACATGGTGGAAATAATCAAATAATAGATGATATACCGACAATATCCGGGAAGACAGCCCTGGAAATAGTATTCAATAATTCAATAATTGAACATGAAGGGCCTCATGCATGTACTGGTGAATTATCCATGGGTAAAGTTCTAGGAATTACTGATGAAGATTCTATAACTGAACATGGAGATTTCAATAAAAACCCTGAAGTAGGTATGGTCGGCCTAAAACTAGCAAGAGAAACCGAACCTATAATAGATGAAGAAGCAAAAACAATAGAAAAAGAAGGATTTGAAGTTAATGAAGAATTTGGAAGAAAACTATTAATTAACGCTGAAAAAAGTATAATAGAAGATATTAAAAAACTATTATAA
- a CDS encoding DUF5814 domain-containing protein, with amino-acid sequence MIILRRNKKIVELYPIGSAKGALNTQREPLFYSYFKLHEVDGKIRPQRFIIQQNNIETLKSPKDVIRTLRKQNVFLATKDEEIESMLNSLNIPYKYIDICRHCTFEGYITILKKSESYKLYGEYICKKCAEKEVKRVMELKGYDKASYPSFKKLLNKTHNLEKVLQVFDPKFNPIKHDDLTLYDKIKVKKTKYPKITVNDLKIPKSFKRLLSKKVKRLLPVQILALKAGLLEDKNLLVVSATASGKTLVGELAGIPKAMKHKKLIYLTPLVALANQKYRDFKKQYEPLGMKVAIKVGSNRVKAKGELRIANKSVKKADIIVATYEGLDFLLRSGNYGQLSNMGTVVIDEIHMLDEEERGPRLNGLVRRLMTIFPKAQLIGLSATVKNSKQIANDFNMKLVEYKERPVPLERHLIFTKSEFEKKDLLGKLSKKEFESKSSKGYRGQTIVFTNSRRKTHQIAQQIEKKGITTAAYHAGLSYSKKVKIEKGFANQEISTVVTTAALAAGVDFPASQVLFETLRMGNKWLTNNEFSQMLGRAGRPTFHDIGKVYLLPELGKEFDNESEEQKAIELLDSDVDSITVEFEEDDAYEEVLADISAIKNADIRKIKKRYNKIESHVLFEEVMNLLYDKKLIKPKKGERFIYIPTKYGRAVSISFLKIYKAEYIKKHLKQDPLLTAENIEPFDSAYLSNRLINRLSSALKTNVSSRLFADSTRDIITSGDVISKLDPQYADKLITLQVDFLSCTCEERPFCKCFENNISDKIIRQRIHGWSPNRISKFFMTNYDIHIYPGDIFSWLDQIIRTLESISRISLAFNNKKTSNRCKKLIKKIELGK; translated from the coding sequence ATGATAATATTAAGACGTAACAAGAAAATAGTTGAATTATATCCTATAGGATCAGCAAAGGGAGCATTAAACACACAGAGAGAACCCTTATTTTATAGTTATTTTAAACTTCATGAAGTTGATGGTAAAATAAGACCTCAACGTTTCATTATACAACAAAATAATATAGAGACATTAAAATCACCAAAAGATGTAATACGAACACTAAGAAAACAAAATGTTTTTCTTGCTACAAAGGATGAAGAAATTGAGTCCATGTTAAATTCCCTTAATATTCCATACAAATACATTGACATATGTAGACATTGCACATTTGAGGGTTATATTACAATACTAAAAAAATCAGAATCATATAAATTGTATGGAGAATATATCTGTAAAAAATGTGCTGAAAAGGAAGTAAAAAGGGTTATGGAATTAAAAGGATATGATAAAGCATCATATCCAAGTTTTAAAAAATTATTAAATAAGACACATAATTTAGAAAAAGTTTTACAAGTATTTGACCCTAAATTTAATCCTATAAAACACGATGATTTAACATTATATGATAAAATTAAGGTTAAAAAAACAAAATATCCAAAAATAACTGTAAATGACTTGAAGATACCTAAATCATTCAAAAGACTTTTATCAAAAAAAGTTAAACGATTACTCCCAGTACAAATATTAGCACTTAAAGCAGGATTACTGGAAGATAAAAATTTACTAGTTGTGTCAGCTACAGCATCAGGAAAAACATTAGTTGGTGAACTTGCAGGTATACCTAAAGCAATGAAGCATAAGAAATTAATATATTTAACACCACTAGTCGCACTAGCTAACCAGAAATACAGGGATTTTAAAAAACAATATGAACCATTAGGTATGAAAGTAGCTATAAAAGTAGGATCTAATCGTGTGAAAGCTAAAGGTGAATTAAGAATTGCTAATAAATCTGTTAAAAAAGCAGATATTATTGTAGCTACTTATGAAGGATTAGATTTCCTATTAAGGTCCGGAAACTATGGCCAGTTATCTAATATGGGCACGGTTGTAATTGATGAAATTCACATGCTTGATGAAGAAGAAAGAGGACCAAGACTCAACGGATTAGTTCGCAGATTAATGACAATCTTTCCTAAAGCTCAATTAATTGGACTTTCAGCAACTGTGAAAAATTCTAAACAGATTGCTAATGATTTCAACATGAAATTAGTTGAATATAAGGAGAGACCAGTACCTCTTGAAAGACATTTAATCTTCACAAAGAGTGAATTTGAGAAAAAGGACTTGCTCGGAAAACTATCTAAGAAAGAATTTGAATCTAAATCATCTAAGGGTTATCGTGGTCAAACAATTGTGTTTACAAATTCAAGACGTAAAACACATCAGATAGCACAGCAAATTGAGAAAAAAGGTATAACAACAGCAGCTTATCATGCAGGATTATCTTATTCCAAGAAAGTAAAGATAGAAAAAGGATTTGCAAATCAGGAAATATCAACAGTAGTTACAACAGCAGCACTAGCGGCAGGTGTGGATTTCCCAGCTTCCCAAGTATTATTTGAAACATTACGTATGGGAAATAAATGGCTAACAAATAATGAATTTTCACAGATGTTAGGACGTGCAGGAAGACCGACATTCCACGATATTGGAAAAGTATATTTACTACCGGAGTTAGGAAAAGAATTTGACAATGAATCAGAAGAACAAAAAGCTATAGAACTATTAGATAGTGATGTGGACAGTATAACAGTGGAATTCGAGGAAGATGATGCATATGAAGAAGTATTAGCTGATATATCAGCAATTAAAAATGCAGATATTCGAAAAATAAAGAAAAGATATAATAAAATAGAATCCCATGTTCTCTTTGAAGAAGTTATGAATCTATTATATGATAAAAAACTCATTAAACCAAAAAAAGGCGAACGATTCATATATATACCAACAAAGTATGGACGAGCAGTTTCAATATCATTTCTAAAAATATATAAAGCAGAATACATTAAAAAACATTTAAAACAGGATCCATTACTAACAGCAGAAAATATAGAACCATTCGATAGTGCATATTTAAGTAATAGGTTGATAAACAGATTATCTTCTGCATTAAAAACAAATGTTAGTTCAAGACTTTTTGCAGATTCAACAAGAGATATTATAACATCAGGTGATGTAATCTCTAAATTAGACCCACAATATGCTGATAAACTTATAACATTACAAGTTGATTTCTTATCATGTACCTGTGAGGAAAGACCATTCTGTAAATGTTTTGAAAATAATATATCTGATAAAATAATACGACAGAGAATTCATGGTTGGAGTCCAAATAGAATAAGTAAATTCTTCATGACAAATTATGATATACATATATATCCTGGGGATATATTCAGTTGGCTAGACCAAATAATAAGGACATTAGAATCAATTTCAAGAATAAGTCTAGCATTTAATAATAAAAAAACAAGTAATAGATGTAAAAAACTAATTAAAAAGATAGAATTAGGTAAATAA